TTTCGTTACCAAGCCAcaatctccaaaaaaaaaaaaacacttaggtCCATTGACAacggggctactatgaaattcgtaAATTGAATACCATTGCCTCTCATaattatttcgttttctagaatttttttaccgtacaacggcaaaaactactagacactggcaaaattgtcctccaatggacagagccatatttttttaaaggaacaaCAACAAGTTCGTGTCATTCCGCCCCTTTGACACTTacgctatttaatacgagtgagagggacggtacgatacgaaattcgagtttcaagtttcgtagtagccctgcagaccaGAGtgagtgacagtgacagttcgGTTTCAATGCTTCCCGGTTTGTATTTGCAGCGTGTTATTCACATGTTTTTGAGACAAAAAATGTGattaagattaaattaaatacatttatataaGTGAGAGATCTTTACATTATTTACCAAGTGACTTTGACTATGTTTAAAGTGCCAGAATGGGGGGATGATGTCCCCAAAATGAACATAAACTTTCAAAAAACAAATCTGGTAAGATCAAGTATCCCTGCAGTTAAATGGTCTGAAATATGTGAAAAGAGGCTATACTTTTATAGTTGTATCTAGTAATTAGCATCTATCTCGCTTGTTTTATGGCTTAACTCAGTATAAATACAACATTTATACACGAACTTCTGAGTGTAAACATAACCTTATCCCTATAAATTATgctctttttaaaaataatccatTCCTGCTTCGCAGTTTTCGTAATTAGACATTAGTTAAgcttatagtaggtacttaagcattattttatttatgggccaatcaactattttaccgacactttgggcgtcaactgcgttaccaaaattgtctctggcgttaccaaaaaatcgtactaccaataagatatttcacggtttaatagattgaacttacgtaggatgtattcatgtacaccatctattaagttacagaaaaaacatgtttacttacaaaaatctgcaattgtttgaaaaatgttgcggacagataagtgtgggtaaaaaaattGATTGGCCCTTATCCGTCACTGTGATCTTTGCCTCCTCAATGCAAAATGCGAGATATCTTTActccatttaatttaaggtttgaattaacagtcaaattgtaatacacgtttctcgatatttcgaacacaaatggactaaaaatacccacatgtacatttattagcgttatttattatgtttttactatagaagttgacacaattttaaacagttccattttttcataaaaaaagtttgcaaattttaccgttaagtttcaaatgttaaaataaatggagtatagacAACAATTTTGCTAAATACATGTTCTTATAAACAGTGTAAGGTAATCACGTGTTTTACACGTAGATATCATGCCCAGTAGCTGACAAACAGTGCAACAGAAGGTGGCAGCCTGCCCCAGACATCCAGTCCCGTGGGACCTATGCCAATTATTCGCAAATTTTCTTGATAATGCTAAAAATTTGCTGAACACTTGGATCTTCTAATACCGGAGGGCCTGATTCGCTGTGCCCCCTGGCCGGGCCCCAGCTTAGTCCCCCACTAGTCATGCCTACCTTGAACTGTGAATAATATtgatattcatttttattacagaaaaaggcagaaaaaaaattgaaaatcccACCAGCAAAAGATTCACCAGTAAAAGATGTTAATGGCATAAGTAAGAAGCAATCTACTAAAAAATCAACAGACAAGAGAAAACTTAAGAAAAGAAGGCAAAAGAACAGAGAAATATATCAAAGGCTAAGCAACAGTCTGAATATTACTTCGGAAATAAGTTCAAATGATAATCAACCGGGTAGATTTGTTTTGAATCCTAACAGACTTGAACCAGTAGAACATGTTGAAAACAAAGAAGGAAATATTAAACCGAAAAAGCTACAGaagcagaaaaataaaaagcaaaagcAAATGGCAAATgggaaaaataatgaaattaaaaaatctaataaacGCAAACTTGAAAATCCTAAGAAAAACTCTGAAACTGACAATATGGAACTTAAAAACTTAGATATAGATGAAGCTGATGAGCTAATACTAAATGCTAAGAAAAAGAAGTTAGATGAAGCATTTAAGAATGAAGATAGAGAAGATGTCTTATTCAGTGAAAAACCCAAAATTAGTTCCAAAAAAGAACATATAAAGAAGGTTCTGGAAAAAGCAAATAGCAATAGGAATTCTGTTGATGTTAGTGGCAATAATCTAAGAGAGAGAATGCTAGCCAAATTGCAAGGTAtgttaacaaatatttactgTATACTAACACTATCTTATCTACTCCTGCGCGCATAGCGGTGGCGCGGACAGCCGTCGATTGCTCCTGGAGGAAGGGCTACaaattagcctgaaacatgtcaagccaaacttgatttaagatgtgagttatccaggTGTATTTCATTAGTTATTAAGATCAGTGAGTCTTCAAAGTACCCTGGTTTGATAATTCTAGCCTCCCTAGGGATCTTCTCGTGTGGGCTTTTCGTGTGCGgtctggtcacattccactaaactgttttttgaatttgatgacagttgtacaatcacctttgtgtataggttgttataagactgaagacctcattcattttcttttggaatgtgatTAGAATAAAGACATCAGagacaggtatttggatggtatgggcttgttcaatggaggtgtaaatgtaattctaagtcaaccactttcagaagaagcgaagctgatttacaggttcattagacaggcctttgcatccagagacgtggtttcagtgcaagggagagcgtaatatttgtagtgtggtgtatataactgaggttccccatgaggctgacaagTCACATTTGCTGTACTAAACCCTTGTTAAaatattagataaaaaaatatatatgagtgagtctcatggtagtttcatatACAAAGTCACTAGGATACAGTGGCGAAGCacccatagaaccctattcccaccggctttCTCAATATATACAACATATAACAATAGGACATTCAGGATTTACGAAAGATGTAAGCTatcttcggctttaccacggaaatatctgacgctatgCCACTGCTAGGATAACTTATAATATTACAAGTTGTCCTATCTATCGTTCTCATCCCTTGCTTGAGAGGCTATTGGTCGAACCACTACTAAGgtgtttcttttgttttgttctgtTGATTGTCTTTAGTAAACATTTTTAGCTGCTCAGTTTCGATACTTGAATGAGAAACTCTACACATCATCCGGTACGGAAGCCAAGGAGCTGTTCCGAGCTGATCCTGCAGCATTTGAGACTTACCACCAGGGTTACCAGCAGCAAATCAAGAAGTGGCCCATCAACCCACTGGATGTCATAGTTAAGAGGATTATGAAAATGTGAGTTACAactgtctttttgtattttcctgTAGGTaaaatctttttcttttatcctgaggactttattttcatcatcgtttatttatttatcctacttataaatgcgaaagtttgtaaatctgtctttatttgtttgttacttcatcatgtctaaaccgctgaaccaatttagatgaaatttggtatacagacagttcaagccgtggtggcctagtggtttgacctatcgcctctcaagcagaggtcccggaattacatttgaaatttaccacgagctttgcggtgaaggaaaacatcgtgaggaaacctgcacaaacgtgcgaagcgattcaatggttcgtgcgaagttcccaatccgcactgggcccgcgtgggaactatggcccaagccctcttgttctgagaggaggcctgtgcccagcagtgggacgtatataggctgggatgatgatgatacagacagtttgagttTCAAGGAAGCACATAGCGCACCTTTAGAATGAAACCGACCCAATTCtaaatattcacatttccaaaataaactttgtattaACCCTTTTCAGTgccccgcgaatttagataCGCTAGCAAAAAATTAATCACAGCTTTTTGTTGtttgataaattaatttaaaaacgcataatatttttaacaacttcaagtgattttgtaccatattgtgaaattagtaaggtcgaatatttgtggaCATatatgtggtcgctatatgcactatgcctggaaaagggtacAAAAAATGATTGAGATTTAAAATGAGAACACATTTGAATTGTGTCAGTTTCATTCTAAATGTGcgaaggatagtttttatcctggaaaactgcatagttctcgcgggattgCGATAACCgcattctacgcggacggagtcgcgggtaacagctagtttgtcaataaaaaattacaagtattacagtaaaaaaacaattcgctgtaaaattcaaattatacaaaaaaaaactaaagactTTTGAATGTCTTCATCGTTAACTTAAAATGtagtgcttggcaggcacttggagtctgcTAAATGAGCTGGAATTGTTAGCCCATTGAGACTCGACATATCATTTTCAACTCAtcatttaggcacttgtctcaccgccagcgaggaaacgattggctatcgactatttacTCGCTCAAGAAAccaacaaaagatataagatcctgtgtgagtaaaagagacacatatattaatagttgatcgctggctgttcacactgtcggcaagaactcgctcttacatcttttgtcgcagcatcaagagctataaaactcgctgagctatagatactcgctcagcgatgtcagcttggcggccgccccgctcgagcgagtcgagtggagcgagtaatcgcccgtcgcacgcgaacactcgcttacagccgagcgacaaaactacactcgcttctcgctgctcgcccactcgtttctagttactcgctctactcgcttctcgctcatcgtcggcggtgggacaagtgccttacatttaatattttttcataaatttgaaTCCATTCCAGGCCCAAAACCCACGCCATAGCCGACATGGGCTGCGGCTCAGCGACTCTGTCAAAAAGCGTGCCCCACAAAGTCCGATCCTTCGATTTGGTGGCCTCCGCGCCGGGAGTGGAAGTTTGTGATATGGCCCACACGCCACTGCTCAGTGGGTCCATGGACGTTGTGGTCTACTGCCTCGCTCTGATGGGGACGGAGCTGGGAGCTTACTTGGCTGAGGGGAACAGAGTGTTGAAGACTGGGTGAGTTTGGTTCCATTTAGGGATCTCACAAAGTATTCCTTCGACTTGGCCACCTCAACGCTGAGTGGAAGTTTGCGATATGGCCTCACACGTTGAacctagaaacacactgacgccggaaGCGGAGCGTtacggcgcggaggcggtaccggttgtaatattcgagctaacgtgaaataGGGCATACAGAACAAGGCTCGCATCGcaaccggtttataaaatagcggtaaataccggtttattttgGTTCAACTCCGAAatttcataagaacgcgaacgtttttaagaacttaactataacctaaataaaccggtttattcgacgagtgacagctggcgCCGGAttaaaccggttaatctgacaagtactttatggaaatgttcccttaaaaaccggtttaaaaataacggtttcgcgaacgaaaccaaaatgaaaaggttttgcgccaaataagaaacgtttattgtttacaaccaagtacatgataacggtttggaaatttaaccggtatccgagccttgaTACAGAATACCgtgccacgcttatttcccgcgcggtattctgtgtgccctcttccatgttagctcgaatattacaaccggtaccgcctccgcgccgcgccgcaccgccccgccaccgctgcagcagtgtgtttcaagctttaaCTGGGTTCGTGGACGCTATTGGCTGCCTCACTCTAATGGGGACGGAGTTCGAGGCTTATCTAGCTAAGACGAACAGGGTGTTGAAGAGTATAGATAAATTACCGAGAGTGTGGAATTGTATATGTAGTGGTATTGTGTCATAGACATCTATGCatgactgcatgtttcttacatcaaaacggcgcacaaaatttgttcacag
Above is a window of Choristoneura fumiferana chromosome 2, NRCan_CFum_1, whole genome shotgun sequence DNA encoding:
- the LOC141445625 gene encoding ribosomal RNA-processing protein 8 produces the protein MFKVPEWGDDVPKMNINFQKTNLKKAEKKLKIPPAKDSPVKDVNGISKKQSTKKSTDKRKLKKRRQKNREIYQRLSNSLNITSEISSNDNQPGRFVLNPNRLEPVEHVENKEGNIKPKKLQKQKNKKQKQMANGKNNEIKKSNKRKLENPKKNSETDNMELKNLDIDEADELILNAKKKKLDEAFKNEDREDVLFSEKPKISSKKEHIKKVLEKANSNRNSVDVSGNNLRERMLAKLQAAQFRYLNEKLYTSSGTEAKELFRADPAAFETYHQGYQQQIKKWPINPLDVIVKRIMKMPKTHAIADMGCGSATLSKSVPHKVRSFDLVASAPGVEVCDMAHTPLLSGSMDVVVYCLALMGTELGAYLAEGNRVLKTGGHLLIAEVESRFDSVDDFTSRVEKLGFKLVKADQSHQVFHFLEFRKTQEAPKKAKHLQLTLKPCLYKRR